One genomic region from Yarrowia lipolytica chromosome 1C, complete sequence encodes:
- a CDS encoding uncharacterized protein (Compare to YALI0C18777g, no similarity), which produces MNPATSMACVQIIMSSHFSYAGSMEAQDNYDMFDIDFDRPYRRWFYLGFLVPVLWVYLALKGGIELWKLSRTNISPHAPTAIELHAQKLSCVGSWVTNSVCGLVFYAVCGWTLYMMVMSRW; this is translated from the coding sequence ATGAACCCAGCAACGTCAATGGCTTGTGTACAGATAATCATGTCTTCTCACTTCTCCTATGCTGGTTCTATGGAGGCCCAGGACAACTACGACATGTTCGACATTGATTTCGACAGACCTTACCGACGGTGGTTCTATCTGGGCTTTCTGGTTCCTGTTTTGTGGGTCTATCTCGCTCTCAAGGGTGGAATTGAACTGTGGAAGCTGTCGAGAACCAACATTTCTCCCCATGCTCCAACCGCTATCGAGTTGCATGCTCAAAAGCTCTCTTGTGTTGGTTCTTGGGTGACCAATTCCGTATGTGGGTTGGTTTTTTACGCCGTCTGCGGCTGGACCCTTTATATGATGGTGATGAGTCGGTGGTAG
- a CDS encoding uncharacterized protein (Compare to YALI0C18799g, similar to uniprot|P35196 Saccharomyces cerevisiae YBR002C Dehydrodolichyl diphosphate synthetase (EC 2.5.1.-), similar to Saccharomyces cerevisiae RER2 (YBR002C); ancestral locus Anc_3.203) — MLSTLPGIQGFLSWGKTCVARILATGPVPRHVAFVMDGNRRYARERQLETREGHSKGFESLAQILELCYDAGVEDVTVFAFSIENFKRTPREVESLMEIAKERLTQICESGELAEQYGIRIRVLGNRSLLRKDVAELFDKAQTMTKGHTRATLNICFPYTSRDDIAHGIRGVVRDAEKGEIEPADITEQTLASHMYTGNSPPLDILIRTSGVCRFSDFMLWESHQGAHIEFVDTLWPDFGVWRMLAILLKWSWRKAYLADQAEQGNY, encoded by the coding sequence ATGTTGAGCACTTTACCGGGCATCCAGGGGTTTCTGTCGTGGGGAAAAACCTGTGTGGCTCGCATCCTTGCCACGGGGCCGGTGCCTCGGCATGTGGCCTTTGTCATGGATGGCAACCGACGATATGCGCGAGAACGACAGCTGGAAACTCGTGAGGGCCACTCCAAGGGCTTCGAGTCACTCGCCCAGATTCTCGAGCTGTGTTATGATGCGGGCGTGGAAGACGTGACTGTTTTTGCATTTTCGATCGAGAACTTCAAACGGACTCCTCGAGAGGTGGAATCGCTGAtggagattgccaaggagcGGCTCACACAGATCTGCGAAAGTGGCGAGCTGGCAGAGCAGTACGGGATCCGAATCCGGGTGCTGGGCAACCGATCCTTGTTGAGAAAGGATGTTGCGGAGCTCTTTGACAAGGCACAGACCATGACCAAGGGACACACTCGAGCCACCCTCAACATCTGTTTCCCTTACACGTCGCGAGACGATATCGCCCATGGCATCCGCGGGGTCGTCAGAGACGCTGAGAAGGGAGAAATCGAGCCTGCAGACATCACCGAGCAGACTCTGGCATCTCACATGTACACGGGCAACTCTCCTCCTTTGGACATTCTCATTCGAACGTCCGGGGTGTGTCGATTCTCCGACTTTATGCTGTGGGAGAGTCATCAGGGCGCTCATATCGAGTTTGTGGACACGCTGTGGCCCGACTTTGGTGTGTGGAGAATGCTGGCGATTTTGTTGAagtggagttggagaaaaGCATACCTGGCTGACCAGGCCGAACAGGGAAATTACTAG
- a CDS encoding uncharacterized protein (Compare to YALI0C18821g, similar to uniprot|P34237 Saccharomyces cerevisiae YKL179c, similar to Saccharomyces cerevisiae COY1 (YKL179C); ancestral locus Anc_1.162): MEDKFEAAIQKWTEIDLLGLQKQLDKEGETIVEAQTDSVASRKELASKTRDFKKLEDNDKLEGIKTLLKAYQGEIDRLTQRARNSETAFLNVYKLLAEAPDPRPLLEASSDAVGVASSQSRLIAENAKLSEQVARYADYDTLKQKVLRLEMSNAETVAAKVKAKQQEMEAAFDEERRTWKSRETELTEQVNESREMGKELRRKVETYEEKLGEEVEVPKTSATTAISSAEMEIVTSDLEKAQRRLLDLEARNLDLRKQIEDKPDAVVDSSLEEENKGLLARLEAAKQQLQSASASAQEEAEQLRKTVQRREDETAALKARLAAQTDYDELKRELEVFRSVEFSQESEDRESLEHMLLQKNKKQQSDLTVLRNKTKEYEETIAKLTKSLQDAKTSYDKASTLNARLESDLTTTSLGSVAGSIAPSRRTTRGGPSGRLSPTSSIIGGYDRSVQSGGGGSDLLPIITQQRDRFKERIAQLEDELRKNFALVSELRQEAAVLKSDNLELYEKTRYMASHAASGTKAPTTTNTASKYRDAYEEGLTPFQQFRGRETDRMYSRLTPIERVTLALAKGILRNRITRNCFSAYVLALHIVTVMLVAA, encoded by the coding sequence ATGGAAGACAAATTCGAAGCTGCAATCCAAAAGTGGACGGAGATTGATCTGCTGGGGCTGCAGAAACAGCTGGATAAGGAGGGCGAGACCATTGTGGAGGCACAGACGGACTCCGTGGCGAGCCGAAAAGAGTTGGCCTCCAAAACCAGAGATttcaagaagctggaggacaaCGACAAGTTGGAGGGCATCAAGACACTGCTCAAGGCGTACCAGGGCGAGATTGATCGGCTGACTCAACGAGCTCGCAACTCGGAAACCGCCTTCCTCAACGTCTACAAGCTGCTAGCCGAAGCTCCGGACCCAAGACCGCTGCTGGAAGCCTCTAGTGACGCTGTGGGTGTAGCGTCAAGCCAGAGTCGGCTCATTGCTGAGAATGCCAAGCTCAGCGAACAGGTTGCCCGATATGCCGACTACGACACTCTCAAACAAAAGGTGCTGCGGCTGGAAATGTCCAATGCCGAGACTGTGGCGGCAAAGGTCAAGGCCAAACAacaggagatggaggccGCCTTTGACGAGGAGCGACGGACGTGGAAGTCTCGAGAAACCGAGCTCACAGAGCAGGTCAACGAGTCCCGTGAAATGGGCAAGGAACTGAGACGTAAGGTCGAGACTTACGAAGAGAAGCTCGGTGAGGAAGTGGAGGTTCCTAAGACCTCCGCCACCACTGCCATTTCGTCTGCAGAGATGGAGATTGTCACTTCTGACCTGGAGAAGGCCCAGAGGCGACTTTTGGACCTTGAGGCTCGAAACCTCGATCTCAGAAAGCAGATTGAGGACAAGCCCGATGCTGTGGTTGACTCGTCGCTTGAGGAGGAAAACAAGGGTCTGCTTGCCCGTCTGGAGGCtgccaagcagcagcttcagtCGGCTTCAGCCTCTgcccaggaggaggctgagcaATTGAGGAAGACGgtccagagaagagaagacgAGACTGcggctctcaaggcccgTCTGGCGGCTCAGACTGACTACGACGAGCTGAAGCGGGAATTGGAGGTGTTCCGGTCGGTGGAGTTTTCGCAGGAGTCCGAAGACCGAGAGTCCCTGGAGCACATGCTGCTTCAgaagaacaaaaaacagCAGTCTGATCTGACAGTACTTCGAAACAAAACAAAGGAGTATGAGGAGACGATCGCCAAGCTCACCAAGTCACTACAGGATGCCAAGACTTCTTACGATAAGGCATCTACGTTGAATGCTCGTCTTGAGTCCGACTTGACTACAACTTCTCTTGGATCAGTTGCTGGATCCATCGCACCCTCCCGTCGAACCACCAGAGGAGGCCCCAGTGGACGTCTTTCGCCCACTTCGTCGATCATTGGAGGTTATGATCGATCTGTGCAGtccggaggaggaggctcggATCTGCTTCCCATCATCACCCAGCAGCGAGACCGTTTCAAGGAGCGAATCGCGCAGCTGGAAGACGAGCTGAGAAAGAACTTTGCCCTCGTGTCCGAGCTTCGTCAAGAGGCTGCAGTACTCAAGTCAGACAACCTCGAGCTCTACGAGAAGACTCGATACATGGCATCTCATGCTGCCAGTGGCACAAAGGcgcccaccaccacaaatACCGCATCCAAGTACAGAGATGCCTACGAAGAAGGTCTGACGCCATTCCAACAGTTCAGAGGCAGAGAGACAGATAGAATGTATTCGAGACTGACTCCGATTGAGCGGGTCACGCTGGCGTTGGCCAAGGGCATTTTGAGAAACAGAATCACCCGAAACTGCTTCTCAGCGTATGTTTTGGCGTTGCATATTGTTACCGTGATGCTTGTGGCAGCATAG
- a CDS encoding uncharacterized protein (Compare to YALI0C18975g, similar to uniprot|O74372 Schizosaccharomyces pombe Hypothetical protein), with the protein MSVRDSLLGLKESMETPLAQDPREREDQLQKELRQLQELNLVIENTREAVRAATLHVETVQANVNSSHLLADKWNTIMAQTSHTYSLLNDSTWHGRMAEQEQHEQRMRELELQHQREEEDRLQREAQMAEQAQIQAKQEEEKRERQERMKRRLYRGGSVRGGGIRRGGVRRG; encoded by the coding sequence ATGTCAGTGCGGGATTCATTACTGGGGCTCAAGGAGTCGATGGAAACGCCGTTGGCACAGGATCCCCGAGAGCGCGAGGATCAGCTGCAGAAGGAATTGCGACAACTGCAAGAGCTGAACCTGGTGATTGAAAACACTCGTGAAGCAGTGCGAGCAGCCACGCTACATGTCGAGACCGTCCAGGCCAATGTCAACTCGTCGCACCTACTGGCAGATAAATGGAACACCATCATGGCGCAAACCAGCCACACATACTCGCTTCTCAACGACTCCACGTGGCATGGGCGTATGGCGGAACAGGAACAACACGAGCAACGAATGCGAGAACTGGAgctccaacatcaacgagaagaggaggacagACTGCAACGAGAAGCCCAGATGGCGGAACAGGCCCAGATCCAGGCAAaacaggaggaagagaaacGGGAGAGACAGGAACgaatgaagaggaggttgtATAGAGGAGGATCAGtcagaggaggagggatCCGAAGAGGGGGGGTCAGACGTGGCTAA